One genomic segment of Natrononativus amylolyticus includes these proteins:
- a CDS encoding glucosamine inositolphosphorylceramide transferase family protein, translated as MVTTASRMFDRARLTAKRVPYVRRLAWRSGRLAHHTYPTLRRRARATGGTETAARSNAAAIHHRGTAVPSYPYPETPDEPLALEPAGGCVNPVLTAADVTDYGAVDYVADPFLYVTGAEEWHMFFEVFNREATPDAAIGHATSPDGGLHWEYDGIVLKTDEHLSFPYVFAWNGTHYMVPEAGGPDGTTVTLYEAVEFPRRWRPVATPVSSDHGTDDTVVFRWEDRWWAIVGDSVYANRLHVYHSDSLVADDWTPHAGNPVVTDRPAATRPAGRPIVREDRILVFYQDCTDRYGGAVRAFEITDLSPTTYVDRPRLEAPLLAGTGDRFGWNSGAMHHVDPWYTGEGWRCAVDGNVGFGRSVLSDQHWAIGMYVSAE; from the coding sequence ATGGTTACCACAGCGTCGCGGATGTTCGATCGGGCTCGGCTGACGGCAAAACGCGTCCCCTACGTTCGCCGCCTCGCGTGGCGAAGCGGCCGACTCGCACACCACACGTACCCGACCCTCAGACGGCGGGCGCGGGCGACGGGAGGTACCGAAACCGCCGCCCGGTCGAACGCGGCGGCGATCCACCACCGGGGGACGGCGGTCCCGTCGTACCCGTACCCCGAGACGCCTGACGAGCCGCTGGCGCTCGAGCCCGCGGGGGGTTGTGTGAACCCGGTGTTGACGGCCGCGGACGTCACCGACTACGGCGCCGTCGACTACGTCGCAGACCCGTTCCTGTACGTTACGGGGGCCGAGGAGTGGCACATGTTCTTCGAGGTGTTCAACCGCGAGGCCACGCCGGACGCGGCGATCGGCCACGCGACGAGCCCCGACGGCGGGCTGCACTGGGAGTACGACGGGATCGTGCTCAAAACCGACGAGCACCTCTCGTTTCCGTACGTTTTCGCCTGGAACGGAACCCACTACATGGTCCCCGAGGCGGGCGGGCCCGACGGCACGACGGTCACCCTCTACGAGGCGGTCGAGTTCCCGCGGCGCTGGCGGCCCGTGGCGACGCCGGTCTCGAGCGACCACGGCACCGACGACACCGTCGTCTTCCGGTGGGAGGACCGCTGGTGGGCGATCGTGGGCGACTCCGTCTACGCGAACCGGCTGCACGTCTACCACAGCGACTCGCTGGTGGCGGACGACTGGACGCCCCACGCGGGCAACCCAGTCGTCACCGATCGCCCGGCGGCGACCCGCCCGGCCGGCCGCCCGATCGTCCGCGAGGACCGGATTCTCGTCTTCTACCAGGACTGCACCGACCGGTACGGGGGCGCCGTCCGCGCGTTCGAGATCACCGACCTCTCCCCGACGACGTACGTCGACCGGCCGCGCCTCGAGGCGCCGCTGCTCGCGGGGACCGGCGACCGATTCGGCTGGAACTCCGGCGCGATGCACCACGTCGACCCCTGGTACACGGGAGAAGGCTGGCGCTGTGCCGTCGACGGCAACGTCGGCTTCGGGCGCAGCGTCCTCTCCGATCAGCACTGGGCGATCGGGATGTACGTCTCCGCCGAGTAG
- a CDS encoding LEA type 2 family protein: protein MSRVRAAFFGSKLRALATIGVLLLVTLGGAVAGGLLGVPSVVGLENTFGEVTEDSTAVETELVVSNPNPIGVDTDDVSVSYALAMNDVDMARGERRGVTVGTGNSTVPLTTDLDNGAIPAWWVSHVDAGERTTVAVDATVSSDRLGREGELTHEHGIETDVIGEFNSTETRPVNANQPLIDDPVLYVNETTGEWGDVSESETPIETAFVVYNPNDEPYVITELGYEITMNDVDVGSGATHDTHVIGGGETETLEATTAIDATRLDEWWVTHLDDGVHGHQVSELRIEFYAVVELPTGEAVTVPLEELTHEDTLETDVFDEGLGTDRTPSDGDSSESDDGSSDGGDASDDDSAADDGNDTADGSENETDEGDTDDEDDTDDVESDDDDTDDEDDDDGISIPLLWAGGAGHS, encoded by the coding sequence ATGAGTCGCGTTCGAGCGGCGTTTTTCGGCTCGAAGTTACGAGCGCTCGCGACGATTGGCGTGCTCCTCCTCGTCACCCTCGGCGGCGCGGTCGCGGGAGGCCTTCTCGGCGTGCCGTCGGTCGTGGGACTGGAGAACACGTTCGGCGAGGTCACCGAGGACTCGACGGCCGTCGAGACGGAACTCGTCGTCTCGAATCCGAACCCGATCGGCGTCGACACCGACGACGTCTCCGTCTCGTACGCGCTCGCGATGAACGACGTCGACATGGCCCGGGGCGAGCGCCGCGGCGTCACCGTCGGCACCGGCAACTCGACGGTTCCGCTGACGACGGATCTGGACAACGGCGCGATTCCCGCGTGGTGGGTGAGCCACGTCGACGCCGGCGAGCGGACGACGGTCGCGGTCGACGCGACGGTGAGCTCCGACCGGCTGGGACGAGAGGGCGAACTCACCCACGAACACGGGATCGAGACGGACGTCATCGGCGAGTTCAACTCGACGGAGACGCGGCCGGTGAACGCGAACCAGCCGTTGATCGACGATCCCGTCCTCTACGTCAACGAAACCACCGGCGAGTGGGGCGACGTCAGCGAGTCCGAGACGCCGATCGAGACCGCGTTCGTCGTCTACAATCCGAACGACGAACCGTACGTGATCACCGAACTCGGCTACGAAATCACGATGAACGACGTCGACGTCGGTTCGGGGGCAACCCACGACACGCACGTGATCGGCGGCGGCGAGACCGAAACCCTCGAGGCCACCACGGCGATCGACGCAACCCGCCTCGACGAGTGGTGGGTGACACACCTCGACGACGGCGTTCACGGCCACCAGGTCTCCGAGCTCCGGATCGAGTTCTACGCGGTCGTCGAGCTACCGACCGGCGAGGCGGTCACCGTTCCACTCGAGGAACTGACCCACGAGGACACCCTCGAGACCGACGTCTTCGACGAGGGACTCGGGACCGACCGAACCCCGTCCGACGGCGACTCGAGCGAAAGCGACGACGGTTCGAGCGACGGGGGCGACGCGAGCGACGACGACTCGGCGGCAGACGACGGCAACGACACCGCGGACGGAAGCGAGAACGAGACGGACGAGGGCGACACCGACGACGAGGACGATACTGACGACGTCGAGAGTGATGACGACGATACTGACGACGAGGACGACGACGACGGGATTTCGATCCCGCTCCTATGGGCCGGCGGCGCCGGTCACTCGTAG
- a CDS encoding transcription initiation factor IIB, with product MTRPTRERERTVETDHQEDEREGARSCPECQSDALTRSADGSELSCELCGLILEEESIDHGPEWRAFNHAERQSKSRVGAPTTQTMHDKGLTTTIDWKDKDAYGRSLSSDKRSQMRRLRKWQERIRTKDAGERNLQFALSETDRMASALGVPRSVREVASVLYRRALEEDLIRGRSIEGVATSTLYAACRMEGIPRSLEEVSAVSRVDRKEIGRTYRYIAQELGLEMEPVDPKKYVPRFCSELGLPEEVQSKANEIIDITTEQGLLSGKSPTGYAAAAIYAGSLLCNEKKTQREVADVAQVTEVTIRNRYQEQIEAIGVYE from the coding sequence ATGACGCGCCCGACTCGTGAGCGAGAGCGAACTGTAGAGACGGACCACCAGGAGGACGAACGAGAGGGCGCCCGGAGCTGTCCCGAGTGCCAGTCGGACGCGCTCACCAGAAGCGCGGACGGAAGCGAACTGAGCTGCGAGCTCTGCGGGCTGATCCTCGAGGAGGAGTCGATCGACCACGGGCCGGAGTGGCGTGCGTTCAACCACGCCGAACGCCAGAGCAAGTCCCGCGTCGGCGCGCCGACGACCCAGACGATGCACGACAAGGGGCTGACGACGACGATCGACTGGAAGGACAAGGACGCCTACGGCCGGTCGCTCTCCTCGGACAAGCGCAGCCAGATGCGCCGCCTGCGCAAGTGGCAAGAGCGCATCCGAACCAAGGACGCCGGCGAGCGCAACCTGCAGTTCGCGCTCAGCGAGACCGACCGGATGGCGTCGGCGCTGGGCGTGCCGCGCTCGGTTCGGGAGGTCGCGAGCGTGCTCTACCGGCGCGCGCTCGAGGAAGACCTCATCCGCGGCCGGTCCATCGAGGGTGTCGCGACCAGTACGCTGTACGCCGCCTGCCGGATGGAGGGCATCCCGCGCAGCCTCGAGGAGGTGTCGGCGGTCTCGCGGGTCGACCGCAAGGAGATCGGGCGCACCTACCGGTACATCGCCCAGGAGCTCGGCCTCGAGATGGAGCCCGTCGATCCGAAGAAGTACGTCCCGCGGTTCTGCTCGGAGCTCGGCTTGCCGGAGGAGGTCCAGTCGAAGGCCAACGAGATCATCGACATCACGACCGAGCAGGGGCTGCTCTCGGGGAAGTCGCCCACGGGGTACGCCGCGGCGGCGATCTACGCCGGCTCGCTGCTGTGCAACGAGAAGAAGACCCAGCGCGAAGTCGCGGACGTCGCCCAGGTCACCGAGGTCACGATCCGCAACCGCTACCAGGAGCAGATCGAGGCGATCGGCGTCTACGAGTGA
- a CDS encoding DUF7112 family protein — MADHVSSDHPSVHTVRATLTETTTGYKLEIPADDRDRFEVDEVVRVVVEGDELFARVERALTGEELAIPGVYETPGAARDPREGVDRLAAWVSDRGVRAGGSVLVDVVESGFLYGLRKPGESAVYTAREPPADSLSAIAEDLEER, encoded by the coding sequence ATGGCAGACCACGTCTCGAGCGATCACCCGTCGGTCCATACCGTCCGGGCGACGCTCACGGAGACCACCACCGGGTACAAACTCGAGATCCCCGCCGACGACCGCGACCGGTTCGAGGTCGACGAGGTCGTCCGGGTCGTCGTCGAGGGCGACGAGCTGTTCGCCCGCGTCGAGCGGGCGCTGACCGGCGAGGAGCTGGCGATCCCCGGCGTCTACGAGACGCCCGGCGCGGCCCGCGACCCGCGCGAGGGCGTCGACCGCCTCGCGGCCTGGGTGAGCGACCGGGGGGTCCGGGCGGGCGGCTCCGTACTCGTCGACGTCGTCGAGTCCGGCTTTCTGTACGGACTCCGAAAACCGGGCGAGAGCGCCGTGTACACGGCTCGAGAGCCGCCGGCGGACAGCCTGTCGGCGATCGCCGAGGACCTCGAGGAGCGGTGA
- a CDS encoding 30S ribosomal protein S6e — translation MASFTIVVGDPESGASHQFEAEDQDANRFIGKSIGDIVDGSAVGLDGYTLEITGGSDDAGRPLNGTVAGANLKEVLMKGRQTGYKPRRDGERRRITVRGREVSDAVAQINTSVAEYGETSIDDLLGEDDE, via the coding sequence ATGGCAAGTTTCACTATCGTCGTTGGCGACCCCGAATCGGGGGCGTCACACCAGTTCGAGGCGGAGGATCAGGACGCGAACCGGTTCATCGGCAAGTCGATCGGCGACATCGTCGACGGCAGCGCGGTCGGCCTCGACGGATACACGCTCGAGATCACCGGCGGCTCCGACGACGCTGGGCGCCCGCTGAACGGCACCGTCGCCGGCGCGAACCTCAAGGAAGTGCTGATGAAGGGGCGCCAGACGGGATACAAACCCCGACGTGATGGCGAGCGCCGCCGCATCACCGTCCGCGGCCGCGAGGTCTCCGACGCCGTCGCCCAGATCAACACCTCGGTCGCCGAGTACGGCGAGACGTCGATCGACGACCTGCTCGGCGAGGACGACGAGTAA
- a CDS encoding TetR/AcrR family transcriptional regulator has protein sequence MTDTSAREAIMTATYEALCEHGYTDLTAQNIADRTDKSKSLLFYHYDSKEDLVADFIEYLLERFDERVEESRDLPPIERLATFVDWFLYSPDDAERTSFHTALLELRTQAPYNERYREQLRKSDDRLRETLEEILEAGIEAGDFRDHDTTEMAALLIAAFDGARIRQLTIGRDAYLEQVRSAATAEIIDDLLVGETTLPVDLTSAGGSGGGANDGGNDRRDDDELADGDERESSAAEGAGGDAAE, from the coding sequence GTGACCGATACGAGCGCCCGCGAAGCGATTATGACTGCGACCTACGAGGCCCTCTGCGAACACGGCTACACGGATCTCACGGCACAGAACATCGCCGACCGCACCGACAAGAGCAAGTCCCTGCTGTTCTACCACTACGACTCCAAGGAGGACCTCGTCGCCGACTTCATCGAGTACCTCCTGGAGCGCTTCGACGAGCGCGTCGAGGAGAGCCGCGACCTGCCGCCGATCGAGCGGCTGGCGACGTTCGTCGACTGGTTCCTCTACAGCCCCGACGACGCCGAGCGCACCTCGTTTCACACCGCGTTACTCGAGTTGCGCACCCAGGCGCCGTACAACGAGCGCTACCGCGAACAGCTCCGAAAGAGCGACGACCGGCTCCGCGAAACCCTCGAGGAGATCCTCGAGGCGGGTATCGAGGCCGGCGACTTTCGCGACCACGACACGACGGAGATGGCGGCGCTGTTGATCGCCGCCTTCGACGGCGCGCGCATCCGCCAGCTGACGATCGGCCGGGACGCCTACCTCGAGCAGGTCCGGTCGGCGGCGACCGCCGAGATCATCGACGATTTGCTGGTCGGAGAGACGACGCTGCCGGTCGACCTCACATCGGCTGGCGGCAGCGGCGGCGGGGCGAACGACGGCGGAAACGATCGCCGAGACGATGACGAACTGGCGGACGGCGACGAACGGGAATCGTCCGCGGCGGAGGGGGCGGGCGGTGACGCCGCCGAATGA
- a CDS encoding MATE family efflux transporter, which produces MSKKTDRSVNVTDGELFTPLMVLSAPIVLSQMLQVGYNLADTYWVGRLGSDAVAALSYSWAIVFLMVSVGGGLTVAGTVLVSQYKGAKDFTRSHHVAGQTLSFVTIVAVVFAAIGYLTSPWLIRLVGAEPGTDAYVYAVSYTRIVFLGVSFMFWFFIFDALSRGWGDTRTPLYLMGISVLLNVVLDPFLILGFSENPVFAWVGATGLESSLYAATGFDGYGVEGAAIATVFSRGVAAVAGMYLLFSGRVGLEPSLSDLWLKPETVRKILDIGAPIATEQGFRAFGITVLTALIALAGTEAVAAYGIVNRLSSLMFLPALGLARGTETVVGQNLGAEQVDRAKRAVTLSSIVIVAVFAVVVAVAYPLAHEITAFFIEGEDSSQVVEYGAAYILIAGPSYVFLGVFQMLLGGLRGSGSTRAAMVLSIQELWVYRIPVAAVGIVYFDMGVYGVWYAIAISYVLSALTTAAWFLRGTWTENVVSEDVPAPTPGD; this is translated from the coding sequence ATGAGCAAGAAGACGGACCGCTCGGTGAACGTCACCGACGGCGAACTGTTCACGCCACTGATGGTGCTGTCGGCGCCGATCGTCCTCTCGCAGATGCTCCAGGTGGGGTACAACCTCGCCGACACCTACTGGGTCGGCCGGCTTGGCAGCGACGCGGTCGCCGCGCTGTCGTACTCCTGGGCGATCGTCTTCCTGATGGTCAGCGTCGGCGGCGGGCTGACCGTCGCCGGCACGGTCCTCGTCTCCCAGTACAAGGGCGCGAAGGATTTTACTCGATCGCACCACGTCGCCGGTCAGACGCTCTCGTTCGTCACGATCGTCGCGGTCGTGTTCGCCGCGATCGGCTACCTCACGTCGCCGTGGCTGATCCGGCTCGTGGGGGCCGAACCCGGCACCGACGCCTACGTCTACGCGGTCTCCTACACCCGGATCGTCTTCCTCGGCGTGAGCTTCATGTTCTGGTTTTTCATCTTCGACGCCCTCTCGCGGGGCTGGGGCGACACCCGAACGCCGCTGTACCTGATGGGGATCAGCGTCCTGCTCAACGTCGTCCTCGATCCGTTCCTGATCCTCGGCTTCAGCGAGAACCCCGTCTTCGCCTGGGTCGGCGCGACGGGCCTCGAGTCTTCGCTGTACGCCGCCACCGGCTTCGACGGCTACGGCGTCGAGGGGGCGGCAATCGCGACGGTCTTCTCGCGCGGCGTCGCCGCGGTGGCCGGGATGTACCTGCTCTTTTCCGGCCGGGTCGGGCTCGAGCCCTCCCTGTCGGATCTGTGGCTCAAGCCCGAAACGGTCAGGAAGATCCTCGACATCGGCGCGCCCATCGCGACCGAGCAGGGCTTTCGGGCGTTCGGCATCACCGTCCTCACGGCGCTGATCGCGCTCGCCGGCACGGAAGCCGTCGCGGCCTACGGCATCGTCAACCGGCTCTCCTCGCTGATGTTCCTGCCGGCGCTGGGGCTGGCCCGCGGGACCGAAACCGTCGTCGGCCAGAACCTCGGCGCGGAACAGGTCGACCGGGCCAAGCGGGCGGTCACGCTCAGTTCGATCGTCATCGTGGCCGTCTTCGCCGTCGTGGTCGCCGTCGCCTACCCGCTGGCCCACGAGATCACCGCCTTCTTCATCGAGGGCGAGGACTCGAGTCAGGTCGTCGAGTACGGCGCCGCCTACATCCTGATCGCCGGCCCCTCCTACGTCTTCCTCGGGGTGTTCCAGATGCTGCTGGGCGGGCTCAGAGGCAGCGGCTCGACCCGCGCGGCGATGGTGCTCTCGATCCAGGAGCTGTGGGTGTACCGCATTCCCGTCGCCGCCGTCGGGATCGTCTACTTCGACATGGGCGTCTACGGCGTCTGGTACGCCATCGCCATCTCCTACGTCCTCTCGGCGCTCACGACGGCGGCCTGGTTCCTGCGGGGAACCTGGACCGAGAACGTCGTCAGCGAGGACGTCCCCGCGCCGACACCAGGTGATTGA
- a CDS encoding MBL fold metallo-hydrolase, whose translation MKLEFCGGAGEIGRSAILVDDSLLLDFGMDSGNPPAFPVGDVDPDAVVVSHGHLDHVGSLPTLLSGDARPPVHWTPPTYDLAMVLARDTLELHGGTYNCPFTEAELARLTQVSETHGYGEPFTAAGYEVTFFDAGHIPGSAHVLVSDGDTRLLYTGDFHTEDQQLVAGTTARPDADIVVCESTYAETTRRPRAEIEREFAESLRTTLWEGGTVVVPAFAIGRTQEMLCLCERHGLECYVDGMGKRVTELFLRPRNRGFLRDPDRLRRAKGNARFVDGRDGQRKRIAEQNTVIVTTSGMLHGGPAMTYVPEIRTNPVNKIALTGYQVEGTPGRELLETGSAEIDGRVMPISARVEAYDFSAHADRAGLESFLESYRDATIAVVHGDRCAAFAAALADDGYAATAPSLGDVVRY comes from the coding sequence ATGAAACTCGAGTTCTGCGGCGGCGCGGGCGAGATCGGCCGCAGTGCGATCCTCGTCGACGATTCGCTCCTGCTCGACTTCGGAATGGACTCCGGCAACCCGCCGGCGTTTCCGGTCGGCGACGTCGACCCCGACGCGGTCGTCGTCAGCCACGGCCACCTCGACCACGTCGGCTCCCTGCCGACGCTCCTCTCGGGCGACGCCCGACCGCCCGTCCACTGGACGCCCCCGACGTACGACCTCGCGATGGTGCTGGCGCGGGACACCCTCGAGTTGCACGGCGGAACCTACAACTGCCCGTTCACCGAGGCCGAACTCGCCCGGCTCACCCAGGTGTCGGAAACTCACGGCTACGGCGAGCCCTTCACCGCCGCGGGCTACGAGGTGACGTTCTTCGACGCCGGCCACATCCCCGGCAGCGCCCACGTCCTCGTGAGCGACGGCGACACCCGCCTGCTGTACACCGGCGACTTTCACACCGAAGACCAACAGCTCGTCGCGGGAACGACGGCCCGTCCCGACGCCGATATCGTCGTCTGCGAGAGCACCTACGCCGAGACGACCCGCCGTCCCCGCGCGGAGATCGAACGCGAGTTCGCCGAGAGCCTGCGAACGACCCTCTGGGAGGGCGGCACCGTCGTCGTCCCCGCCTTCGCCATCGGCCGCACCCAGGAGATGCTCTGTCTCTGCGAGCGCCACGGCCTCGAGTGTTACGTCGACGGGATGGGAAAGCGGGTCACCGAACTGTTCTTGCGCCCGCGCAACCGGGGGTTCCTGCGCGACCCCGACCGCCTGCGACGGGCGAAGGGGAACGCCCGGTTCGTCGACGGTCGCGACGGCCAGCGCAAACGGATCGCCGAGCAGAACACCGTGATCGTCACGACCAGCGGGATGCTCCATGGCGGCCCCGCGATGACGTACGTCCCCGAGATCCGAACCAATCCGGTCAACAAGATCGCGCTGACGGGCTACCAGGTCGAGGGAACCCCCGGCCGCGAACTGCTCGAGACCGGCAGCGCCGAGATCGACGGCCGGGTGATGCCGATCAGCGCCCGGGTCGAGGCCTACGATTTTTCCGCGCACGCCGACCGGGCGGGCCTCGAGTCGTTCCTCGAGTCCTACCGGGACGCGACGATAGCGGTCGTCCACGGCGACCGCTGTGCGGCGTTCGCGGCGGCGCTGGCCGACGACGGCTACGCGGCGACAGCGCCGTCGCTCGGCGACGTCGTCCGGTACTGA
- a CDS encoding YMGG-like glycine zipper-containing protein — protein sequence MSSVRLERALSRARHAAIGAGIGAAIGGLYSRNAASTGAAVGALVGATIGEKRVSARSRVDRMLEDRQTE from the coding sequence ATGTCATCGGTACGCCTCGAGCGCGCTCTCAGTCGCGCCCGTCACGCCGCGATCGGTGCGGGGATCGGCGCCGCGATCGGCGGTCTGTACAGTCGAAACGCCGCGAGCACCGGCGCCGCCGTCGGCGCGCTGGTCGGCGCGACCATCGGCGAGAAGCGGGTGTCGGCCCGCTCCCGCGTCGATCGGATGCTCGAGGATCGGCAGACGGAGTGA
- the solA gene encoding N-methyl-L-tryptophan oxidase yields MSDRYDVIVVGVGGMGSATVAELADRGVDVLGLERYDVPHGYGSSHGITRIIRLAYYEGPDYVPLLRRAYERWNDLEAEHDRKLLYRTGSIDAGPPDDPLVDGSERSCEEHGLEYERLTAAEIRERFPGYDLPEGYEGIYQPEGGFLVPERCIVAHVDRAHDRGATIRARERVLEWESTADGVRVETDRGSYEADSIVFTAGAWTGRFVDDLADVLVPERQVLAWLQPEEPAHFTPDSHPVWNLQVPEGRFYGFPVYGVPGFKFGKYHHREEAVDPETMNREPTREDERVLREFAERYFPTGTGPTMRLKTCLFTNTPDEHFVVDTLPDRPRVVVGAGFSGHGFKFASAMGEVLADLALEGETDHEIGMFACDRFDRE; encoded by the coding sequence ATGAGCGACCGGTACGACGTCATCGTCGTCGGCGTCGGCGGGATGGGCAGCGCGACCGTCGCCGAACTCGCCGACCGCGGGGTCGACGTCCTCGGCCTCGAGCGCTACGATGTCCCCCACGGCTACGGCTCCTCGCACGGCATCACCCGGATCATTCGCCTGGCGTACTACGAAGGCCCGGATTACGTTCCGTTGCTCCGGCGCGCCTACGAGCGGTGGAACGACCTCGAGGCCGAGCACGACCGCAAACTGCTCTACCGGACGGGGTCGATCGACGCGGGACCGCCCGACGACCCGCTCGTGGACGGGTCAGAGCGCTCGTGTGAGGAACACGGTCTCGAGTACGAGCGCCTGACCGCCGCCGAGATCCGCGAGCGGTTTCCGGGCTACGACCTCCCCGAGGGGTACGAGGGGATTTACCAGCCCGAGGGGGGCTTCCTCGTCCCCGAGCGGTGCATCGTCGCCCACGTCGACCGCGCCCACGACCGGGGGGCGACGATCCGGGCGCGAGAGCGCGTCCTCGAGTGGGAGTCGACGGCCGACGGCGTTCGCGTCGAGACCGACCGCGGGAGCTACGAGGCCGACTCGATCGTGTTCACCGCGGGCGCGTGGACCGGGCGGTTCGTCGACGACCTCGCTGACGTGCTCGTCCCCGAGCGGCAGGTGCTGGCGTGGCTCCAGCCCGAGGAACCGGCGCACTTCACGCCGGATAGCCACCCCGTCTGGAACCTGCAGGTCCCCGAGGGACGGTTTTACGGCTTCCCCGTCTACGGCGTCCCCGGCTTCAAGTTCGGGAAGTACCACCATCGCGAGGAGGCCGTCGACCCCGAGACCATGAACCGCGAGCCGACCCGCGAGGACGAGCGCGTCCTTCGCGAGTTCGCCGAGCGGTACTTCCCGACGGGGACGGGGCCGACGATGCGCCTCAAGACGTGTCTCTTCACGAATACGCCCGACGAGCACTTCGTCGTCGACACGCTGCCCGACCGGCCGCGGGTCGTCGTCGGCGCCGGCTTCTCGGGACACGGGTTCAAGTTCGCCAGCGCGATGGGCGAGGTGCTGGCCGACCTCGCGCTCGAGGGCGAAACCGACCACGAGATCGGGATGTTCGCCTGCGACCGGTTCGACCGGGAGTAA
- a CDS encoding helix-turn-helix domain-containing protein produces the protein MADPLPTTAFDVLAHPVRRRLVRHLHDYEERSIAVDDLATALAGRVSNGAAATRTPSSAERLEIELHHLHLPKMADAGVIEYDRASHRVVVREIGPVYDVLRRTVPLEPAAERCE, from the coding sequence ATGGCGGATCCACTCCCCACGACCGCGTTCGACGTGCTGGCCCATCCGGTGCGTCGACGCCTCGTTCGTCACCTGCACGACTACGAGGAGCGGTCGATCGCAGTCGACGACCTCGCGACAGCTCTCGCCGGTCGCGTTTCGAACGGTGCGGCGGCGACGCGCACACCCTCGTCCGCCGAGCGCCTCGAGATCGAACTCCACCACCTCCACCTGCCCAAGATGGCGGACGCGGGCGTCATCGAGTACGACCGGGCGAGCCACCGCGTCGTCGTCCGCGAGATTGGACCGGTCTACGACGTGCTCCGGCGGACCGTCCCCCTGGAACCGGCCGCCGAGCGGTGTGAGTGA
- a CDS encoding helix-turn-helix domain-containing protein: protein MSVIVEFTVPTDEFLFGSTLTANCDVAVSLEEIIPTDATTIPYFWATGADLEAFERRALADPHIDAITQFDRIDDSALYRVDWHHDDVGLLEALVETGAVVLEAYSEENAEANRWNFRVRFPNHDLLGQFYNVCTDHGIAITIGRVYTLTEASRAGRAFELTPDQREALVLAVREGYFKVPRETDLGEIAAELGISQQATSKRIRRGADKVLRTSLLSPAEYR from the coding sequence ATGAGCGTCATCGTCGAATTCACGGTTCCGACCGACGAGTTCCTGTTCGGCTCTACGCTGACGGCGAACTGCGACGTCGCCGTCTCGCTCGAGGAGATCATCCCGACGGACGCGACGACGATCCCGTACTTCTGGGCGACCGGCGCGGACCTCGAGGCGTTCGAGCGGCGGGCCCTCGCCGACCCGCACATCGACGCCATCACGCAGTTCGACCGGATCGACGACAGCGCGCTCTACCGGGTCGACTGGCACCACGACGACGTCGGCCTGCTCGAGGCACTCGTCGAGACGGGCGCGGTCGTTCTCGAGGCGTACAGCGAGGAGAACGCCGAGGCCAACCGGTGGAACTTCCGGGTCCGGTTCCCGAACCACGACCTCCTTGGACAGTTCTACAACGTCTGTACCGACCACGGGATCGCCATCACTATCGGCCGGGTCTACACGCTCACCGAGGCCTCCCGGGCCGGACGCGCGTTCGAACTGACGCCGGATCAGCGGGAGGCGCTCGTCCTCGCCGTCCGCGAGGGCTACTTCAAGGTTCCCCGGGAGACGGATCTCGGCGAGATCGCAGCCGAACTCGGCATCTCCCAGCAGGCGACCTCGAAACGGATCAGGCGCGGGGCGGACAAGGTGCTCCGGACGTCGCTGCTCTCGCCGGCGGAGTACCGGTAA